The Pyrococcus horikoshii OT3 genome includes a window with the following:
- the csm5 gene encoding type III-A CRISPR-associated RAMP protein Csm5 produces the protein MFEVLTPLHIGNGNELTPVDFYPLGDRIIVLDTEKLINDLLRLGVEVEELLDFLRNPPGSLYLWRGYLEKLHLDPRNYARYSLRIRGELGRESSRIKEFIKIKGKPYIPGTSLKGAIRTAVLYKVLKDCGDVPTVVEALGKYGKTTGNIIRAITHPGNQDLLDYYLFYLGRGNVRGKQADDILEAIVFGFEAERRFRYEPKRDPMKALIVRDSRLIPLDNLSVYEVRVVGWGSSIPIWVEALDPGTRFEAEVKVDRELLRIGSDYFNGLLWHCLAGEDFEEFVWKAVEEFYGELAKLDNVKERDVIRLGWGSGWISMTVGILLMRKRGWERVRRKLGLGKNPHTNKIVERFPKTKRLANGQPMGWIKI, from the coding sequence ATGTTTGAAGTTTTGACGCCACTTCACATAGGGAATGGGAACGAGCTAACGCCTGTTGACTTTTACCCCTTGGGGGATAGGATAATCGTCTTAGATACGGAGAAATTGATTAATGATCTTTTAAGGCTCGGCGTTGAGGTTGAAGAGCTCCTCGACTTCCTAAGGAATCCTCCGGGTTCCCTGTACCTATGGAGGGGATACCTTGAGAAGTTGCACCTTGACCCCAGGAATTACGCTAGGTATTCGCTCAGGATAAGGGGAGAATTGGGAAGGGAAAGCTCGAGGATCAAGGAGTTCATAAAGATTAAGGGGAAACCCTACATACCGGGAACATCCCTCAAAGGGGCCATAAGGACTGCTGTACTATACAAAGTCCTGAAGGATTGTGGTGACGTGCCTACGGTTGTTGAGGCTTTGGGAAAATACGGAAAGACGACTGGGAACATAATAAGGGCCATTACCCACCCGGGAAATCAGGATCTGCTTGACTATTATCTCTTTTACTTGGGTAGGGGAAACGTTAGGGGTAAACAGGCCGACGATATCCTTGAGGCCATAGTCTTCGGATTTGAGGCCGAGAGAAGGTTCAGGTATGAACCGAAGAGAGATCCAATGAAAGCTTTGATAGTCAGGGATTCAAGATTGATTCCGCTCGACAACTTATCCGTTTACGAGGTAAGGGTTGTGGGTTGGGGATCCAGCATTCCAATTTGGGTTGAAGCCCTGGACCCAGGGACGAGGTTTGAAGCCGAGGTAAAGGTTGATAGGGAACTACTTAGGATAGGCTCTGACTACTTCAACGGATTATTGTGGCACTGCTTAGCGGGAGAAGACTTTGAGGAATTCGTGTGGAAAGCTGTGGAGGAATTTTACGGGGAGCTTGCTAAGCTAGATAACGTAAAAGAAAGAGATGTAATTAGGCTCGGATGGGGGAGTGGCTGGATATCAATGACGGTTGGGATCCTACTAATGAGAAAGAGGGGATGGGAAAGGGTTAGAAGAAAGCTCGGTCTTGGAAAAAATCCCCATACAAATAAGATCGTCGAGAGGTTCCCAAAAACGAAGAGGCTGGCGAACGGACAACCAATGGGGTGGATTAAGATATGA
- the csx1 gene encoding CRISPR-associated CARF protein Csx1 — translation MRVLISPWGDFRKWKVAKYTFSGKSLESRSTLPIMVDVIRPQETIIIVPDTLSSDFSSQESMWNSVKDEVKEFTNQLGVEDVKIIVVPGSGSFSNGSFFGNPMDAYMFLLYELAKELPLEIKEVHLDVTHGLNYLTFFTVRVVQELLGILSIRKGVVLKTYSSDPFVDGSVRHLRVNLIEEATIDPKPLSEFLEGKFLVNYSMDRVEFGEIARRLKAKELDLGRINSWIASLKHGLPLVFTTMYPQEGEVEGVLEDVVAKFLEGFNVGEGKVVRSISLGKDFGSLAKLYFQLRVLKDLKEMYNLPKDEASVEELLKISEEIFTGRIKHSTKVELDNVANRVEKTEGWVKLSEFFKNANPQVDPRNFFAHAGLEANLVEVKRNGELYLRYTKGKVRWGGKEEKAEKVIREILTSRRWF, via the coding sequence ATGAGGGTTTTGATATCTCCCTGGGGAGATTTTAGGAAGTGGAAGGTTGCCAAGTACACCTTCTCTGGAAAATCTCTTGAATCAAGATCCACGCTACCCATAATGGTTGACGTTATAAGGCCACAGGAAACAATTATAATAGTTCCGGATACTTTATCATCAGATTTCTCATCCCAGGAATCAATGTGGAATTCTGTTAAGGACGAGGTAAAAGAGTTCACAAACCAGCTAGGTGTTGAAGACGTTAAAATCATAGTCGTTCCTGGGAGTGGAAGCTTTTCAAACGGGTCCTTCTTCGGGAATCCAATGGATGCTTATATGTTCCTCCTTTACGAGCTGGCCAAGGAGCTACCACTTGAGATCAAGGAAGTTCATCTAGACGTAACCCATGGGCTCAACTACTTAACCTTCTTCACAGTAAGGGTAGTTCAAGAGCTCCTTGGAATCCTATCCATAAGGAAGGGTGTAGTTCTGAAGACATACAGCTCTGATCCCTTTGTTGATGGTAGCGTTAGGCACCTGAGGGTGAACTTGATTGAGGAGGCAACGATCGATCCAAAACCCCTCTCCGAATTCCTGGAGGGTAAGTTCCTGGTTAACTATTCCATGGATCGGGTGGAGTTCGGCGAAATTGCTAGGAGGCTAAAGGCCAAAGAACTCGATCTTGGGAGGATTAACTCTTGGATAGCCTCCCTGAAGCATGGTCTTCCACTAGTATTTACGACGATGTACCCCCAGGAAGGAGAGGTTGAGGGAGTTCTGGAAGATGTTGTGGCGAAGTTTCTTGAGGGTTTCAATGTTGGTGAGGGTAAGGTTGTTAGGAGCATATCCCTGGGGAAGGACTTCGGAAGCTTGGCAAAACTTTACTTCCAGCTTAGGGTTCTCAAAGACTTAAAGGAGATGTATAACCTTCCGAAGGATGAAGCCTCGGTTGAGGAGCTTCTCAAGATAAGCGAGGAAATTTTCACCGGTAGAATAAAGCACTCAACTAAGGTTGAGCTCGACAACGTGGCCAATAGGGTCGAGAAAACTGAAGGTTGGGTTAAACTCTCGGAATTCTTCAAGAACGCCAATCCACAGGTGGATCCCAGAAACTTCTTTGCCCACGCTGGGCTCGAGGCGAACTTAGTTGAAGTTAAGAGGAATGGAGAACTCTACCTCCGTTACACGAAGGGAAAAGTCAGGTGGGGAGGGAAGGAAGAAAAGGCTGAGAAAGTGATTCGCGAGATCCTCACGAGCAGGAGGTGGTTCTGA
- the csm4 gene encoding type III-A CRISPR-associated RAMP protein Csm4, which yields MKAKVVKLKPKGPFTRIPRATTIFGAISNAIRLLYGRKEVEKFIAGFINDDAKITSAFPYDGETYFLPKPLSVDLVVKTLFETKKEDVKKVKKKDYIPLESFEKALRLEEFEVKELPYKVIELPKVSLDRVSNDSSLYFWDLVTFKENSGLYFLYDGSNKLFEKYIVPAMRLLEDQGIGGKGTWGYGLFEVEIEELEIEEPRENSYVTLSPFVPENETSLILWKIVKLGGWSQGKRRPKIPMVVEGSLSREDRGKMITLDLSLSYPVYVYARSFLVRASLPEEAVGHV from the coding sequence TTGAAGGCTAAGGTGGTCAAGCTTAAACCTAAAGGTCCCTTCACCAGAATTCCAAGGGCGACGACGATATTTGGGGCAATTTCAAATGCAATCAGATTGCTCTATGGAAGGAAGGAGGTTGAGAAGTTTATAGCAGGGTTCATTAACGATGATGCCAAGATAACCTCGGCCTTCCCTTACGATGGTGAAACTTACTTCCTTCCAAAACCTCTCTCCGTGGACTTGGTAGTAAAAACCCTCTTTGAAACAAAGAAGGAAGATGTGAAGAAGGTAAAGAAAAAAGACTACATCCCATTGGAAAGTTTTGAGAAGGCCCTAAGGCTTGAAGAGTTTGAAGTCAAGGAGCTACCTTACAAGGTAATTGAGCTACCAAAGGTTAGCCTCGACAGGGTATCCAACGACTCTTCGTTATACTTCTGGGATCTGGTGACATTCAAGGAGAACTCGGGCCTGTACTTCCTCTACGATGGCTCCAACAAGCTGTTCGAAAAGTACATAGTACCGGCCATGAGACTCCTGGAAGATCAGGGGATTGGCGGTAAGGGGACTTGGGGATACGGATTGTTCGAGGTTGAGATAGAGGAGCTTGAAATAGAGGAACCTAGGGAAAACTCTTACGTAACGCTTTCTCCCTTTGTTCCAGAGAATGAGACCTCACTTATACTTTGGAAGATCGTTAAGCTTGGTGGATGGAGCCAGGGAAAGAGGAGGCCGAAGATCCCCATGGTCGTCGAGGGCTCTTTGAGTAGAGAGGATCGCGGGAAGATGATAACCCTTGATCTTTCCTTATCCTATCCCGTCTACGTTTATGCTAGATCCTTCCTTGTTAGGGCATCGCTTCCGGAGGAGGCCGTGGGCCATGTTTGA